From a region of the Athene noctua chromosome 14, bAthNoc1.hap1.1, whole genome shotgun sequence genome:
- the RAB15 gene encoding ras-related protein Rab-15 isoform X3 yields MKTIEVDGIKVRIQIWDTAGQERYQTITKQYYRRAQGIFLVYDISSERSYQHIVKWASDVDEYAPDGVQKILIGNKADEEHKRQVPKEQGLQLAREYGMDFYETSACSNLNIKESFTRLTELVLQAHRKELEGLRPPPRTPTLARLDEDEQQPLGSEDSPKTCWC; encoded by the exons ATGAAGACCATCGAAGTGGATGGCATTAAAGTGCGGATACAAATCTG GGACACGGCAGGCCAGGAACGGTACCAGACCATCACCAAGCAGTACTACCGGCGGGCACAG GGCATCTTCCTGGTGTACGACATAAGCAGCGAGCGTTCCTACCAGCACATCGTGAAGTGGGCCAGCGACGTGGATGAG taCGCGCCCGATGGCGTCCAGAAAATCCTCATTGGGAACAAGGCAGACGAGGAGCACAAGAGGCAAGTGCCCAAAGAGCAAGGGCTGCAG CTGGCCAGGGAGTACGGGATGGATTTCTACGAGACCAGCGCCTGCAGCAACCTCAACATAAAGGAG TCCTTCACACGGCTGACGGAGCTGGTGCTGCAGGCACACCGCAAGGAGCTGGAGGGGCTgcggccccccccccgcacccccaccctGGCCCGCCTGGATGAGGACgagcagcagcccctggggagcGAGGACAGCCCCAAAACCTGCTGGTGTTGA
- the GPX2 gene encoding glutathione peroxidase 2 — protein sequence MTVPIAKSFYDLSATSLHGEKVDFNVFRGRVVLIENVASLUGTTVRDYTQLNMLQTRYPRRLVVLGFPCNQFGYQENGTNEEILNSLKHVRPGGGFEPNFTLFQKCQVNGQDTHPVFAYLKAHLPTPADEVAHLMAEPRFFTWSPVRRSDISWNFEKFLVGPEGEPFRRYSPRTPTAQLEPDIQRLLKLAK from the exons ATGACTGTCCCCATCGCCAAGTCCTTCTACGACCTGAGTGCCACCTCCTTGCACGGGGAGAAGGTGGATTTTAATGTCTTCCGGGGCCGCGTGGTCCTCATCGAGAACGTGGCATCCCTCTGAGGCACCACGGTGCGGGATTACACCCAGCTCAACATGCTGCAAACCCGCTATCCCCGCCGCTTGGTCGTGCTGGGCTTCCCCTGTAATCAATTTGGCTACCAG gagaATGGCACCAACGAGGAGATTCTCAACAGCCTGAAGCACGTGCGGCCGGGAGGTGGCTTCGAGCCCAACTTCACCCTCTTCCAGAAGTGCCAGGTGAACGGGCAGGACACCCACCCCGTCTTCGCCTACCTGAAGGCTCACTTGCCCACACCGGCCGACGAGGTGGCCCATCTGATGGCCGAGCCCCGTTTCTTCACCTGGAGCCCCGTACGACGCTCTGACATCTCCTGGAACTTCGAGAAGTTTTTAGTGGGGCCCGAAGGGGAACCTTTCCGACGCTACAGCCCCCGCACGCCCACCGCCCAGTTGGAGCCTGATATCCAGCGTCTCCTCAAACTGGCCAAGTAG
- the FNTB gene encoding protein farnesyltransferase subunit beta — protein MAGASPPLPPPPGGRRRLRDDGLQTTTSAEQTKVEDIVQEVFDACKTNRHASQFILQREKHFHYLKRGLRQLTEAYECLDASRPWLCYWILHSLELLDEPIPQSIASDVCEFLSRCQSPQGGFGGGPGQHPHLAPTYAAVNALCIIGTEEAFGVINREKLLEYLHSLKQPDGSFLMHVGGEVDVRSAYCAASVASLTNVLTPALFAGTAEWIARCQNWEGGIGGVPGMEAHGGYTFCGMAALVILKKEHLLNLRSLLHWVTSRQMCFEGGFQGRCNKLVDGCYSFWQAGLLPLLHRALHATGDAALSMTHWMFDQSALQEYILLCCQCPAGGLLDKPGKSRDFYHTCYCLSGLAIAQHFGSGELHHEAVLGVPENRLQATHPVYNIAPEKVVRAVMHFLQQPVPSLGMVATAN, from the exons ATGGCGGgagcctccccccccctcccacctcctcccggcgggcggcggcggctgcgggacgACGGGCTGCAAACCACCACCTCCGCCGAGCAG ACCAAGGTGGAAGACATCGTGCAGGAGGTCTTTGACGCCTGCAAGACAAACCGTCACGCCTCGCA ATTCATCCTGCAGCGGGAGAAGCACTTCCATTACCTGAAGAGAGGCCTCCGGCAGCTGACTGAAGCCTACGAG TGCCTGGATGCCAGCCGCCCCTGGCTCTGCTACTGGATCCTGCACAGCTTGGAGCTGCTGGACGAGCCCATTCCCCAGTCTATTGCCTCTGA CGTCTGCGAGTTCCTGAGCCGCTGCCAGAGCCCCCAGGGTGGctttggggggggccctggccAGCACCCCCACCTCGCCCCCACTTATGCCGCTGTCAACGCGCTCTGTATCATCGGCACGGAGGAGGCGTTCGGCGTCATCAACAG AGAGAAGCTGCTGGAGTATCTGCACTCGCTGAAGCAGCCTGATGGCTCCTTCCTCATGCATGTCGGCGGTGAGGTGGACGTCAG GAGTGCCTACTGCGCCGCCTCTGTGGCCTCGCTGACCAACGTCCTCACGCCCGCGCTCTTCGCCGGGACAGCTGAGTGGATAGCGAG GTGCCAGAATTGGGAGGGTGGCATCGGCGGGGTGCCGGGCATGGAGGCGCACGGCGGTTACACCTTCTGTGGCATGGCGGCCTTGGTCATCCTCAAGAAAGAACATTTGTTGAACCTCCGGAGCTTGCTG CACTGGGTGACCAGCCGGCAGATGTGCTTCGAGGGCGGCTTCCAGGGCCGCTGCAACAAGCTGGTGGATGGCTGCTACTCCTTCTGGCAAGCCggcctcctgcccctgctccacCGTGCCCTCCATGCCACGG GTGACGCAGCGCTCAGCATGACACACTGGATGTTCGACCAGTCGGCGCTGCAGGAATACATCCTCCTGTGCTGCCAGTGCCCGGCCGGGGGGCTGCTCGACAAGCCGGGCAA ATCCCGGGATTTCTACCACACGTGTTACTGCCTGAGTGGGCTGGCCATCGCCCAGCACTTTGGCAGCGGTGAACTCCACCACGAGGCAGTCCTGGGTGTCCCCGAAAACCGCCTG
- the RAB15 gene encoding ras-related protein Rab-15 isoform X1, translating into MAKQYDVLFRLLLLGDSGVGKTCLLCRFTDNQFHPAHISTIGVDFKMKTIEVDGIKVRIQIWDTAGQERYQTITKQYYRRAQGIFLVYDISSERSYQHIVKWASDVDEYAPDGVQKILIGNKADEEHKRQVPKEQGLQLAREYGMDFYETSACSNLNIKESFTRLTELVLQAHRKELEGLRPPPRTPTLARLDEDEQQPLGSEDSPKTCWC; encoded by the exons atGGCCAAGCAGTACGACGTGCTCttccggctgctgctgctgggggactCGGGCGTGGGCAAGACCTGCCTGCTCTGCCGCTTCACCGACAACCAGTTCCACCCCGCCCACATCTCCACCATCG gCGTCGACTTCAAGATGAAGACCATCGAAGTGGATGGCATTAAAGTGCGGATACAAATCTG GGACACGGCAGGCCAGGAACGGTACCAGACCATCACCAAGCAGTACTACCGGCGGGCACAG GGCATCTTCCTGGTGTACGACATAAGCAGCGAGCGTTCCTACCAGCACATCGTGAAGTGGGCCAGCGACGTGGATGAG taCGCGCCCGATGGCGTCCAGAAAATCCTCATTGGGAACAAGGCAGACGAGGAGCACAAGAGGCAAGTGCCCAAAGAGCAAGGGCTGCAG CTGGCCAGGGAGTACGGGATGGATTTCTACGAGACCAGCGCCTGCAGCAACCTCAACATAAAGGAG TCCTTCACACGGCTGACGGAGCTGGTGCTGCAGGCACACCGCAAGGAGCTGGAGGGGCTgcggccccccccccgcacccccaccctGGCCCGCCTGGATGAGGACgagcagcagcccctggggagcGAGGACAGCCCCAAAACCTGCTGGTGTTGA
- the RAB15 gene encoding ras-related protein Rab-15 isoform X2, with product MAKQYDVLFRLLLLGDSGVGKTCLLCRFTDNQFHPAHISTIGVDFKMKTIEVDGIKVRIQIWDTAGQERYQTITKQYYRRAQGIFLVYDISSERSYQHIVKWASDVDEYAPDGVQKILIGNKADEEHKRQVPKEQGLQGPQQPSCSPACIQGSPWHPKHPQDPPPRMTRTLPLSCSLLCSQGPLTPPPLPPSPQCVR from the exons atGGCCAAGCAGTACGACGTGCTCttccggctgctgctgctgggggactCGGGCGTGGGCAAGACCTGCCTGCTCTGCCGCTTCACCGACAACCAGTTCCACCCCGCCCACATCTCCACCATCG gCGTCGACTTCAAGATGAAGACCATCGAAGTGGATGGCATTAAAGTGCGGATACAAATCTG GGACACGGCAGGCCAGGAACGGTACCAGACCATCACCAAGCAGTACTACCGGCGGGCACAG GGCATCTTCCTGGTGTACGACATAAGCAGCGAGCGTTCCTACCAGCACATCGTGAAGTGGGCCAGCGACGTGGATGAG taCGCGCCCGATGGCGTCCAGAAAATCCTCATTGGGAACAAGGCAGACGAGGAGCACAAGAGGCAAGTGCCCAAAGAGCAAGGGCTGCAG GGACCCCAACAAccttcctgcagccctgcctgtaTCCAGGGATCCCCCTGGCACCCTAAGCATCCCCAGGACCCACCCCCCAGAATGACCAGGACCCTCCCACTCTCCTGCAGTCTCCTCTGTAGCCAGGGacccctaacccccccccccctgccccccagcccccagtgTGTCCGGTGA
- the CHURC1 gene encoding protein Churchill isoform X2 has translation MCGGCVGTEYPERGTTCLEGGSFLLNFVGCAQCGRRDFVLLGNRAAGLHGGEEIVTYDPDLCKNCHHLIARHEYTFSVVDDYQEYTMLCLLCGRAEDSISILPDDPRQMTPLF, from the exons ATGTGCGGGGGCTGCGTGGGCACCGAGTACCCGGAGCGG GGCACCACCTGCCTGGAGGgcggctccttcctcctcaactTCGTGGGGTGCGCGCAGTGCGGCCGCCGGGACTTCGTGCTGCTCGGCAACCGGGCCGCCGGCCTGCACGGCGGGGAGGAGATCGTCACCTACGACC CAGACCTCTGCAAGAATTGCCACCACCTCATCGCACGCCACGAGTACACCTTCAGCGTGGTGGATGACTACCAG GAATACACCATGCTGTGCCTGCTCTGCGGCCGGGCTGAGGACTCCATCAGCATCCTTCCTGACGACCCTCGCCAGATGACCCCACTCTTCTAA
- the CHURC1 gene encoding protein Churchill isoform X1 — protein sequence MCGGCVGTEYPERGTTCLEGGSFLLNFVGCAQCGRRDFVLLGNRAAGLHGGEEIVTYDHLCKNCHHLIARHEYTFSVVDDYQEYTMLCLLCGRAEDSISILPDDPRQMTPLF from the exons ATGTGCGGGGGCTGCGTGGGCACCGAGTACCCGGAGCGG GGCACCACCTGCCTGGAGGgcggctccttcctcctcaactTCGTGGGGTGCGCGCAGTGCGGCCGCCGGGACTTCGTGCTGCTCGGCAACCGGGCCGCCGGCCTGCACGGCGGGGAGGAGATCGTCACCTACGACC ACCTCTGCAAGAATTGCCACCACCTCATCGCACGCCACGAGTACACCTTCAGCGTGGTGGATGACTACCAG GAATACACCATGCTGTGCCTGCTCTGCGGCCGGGCTGAGGACTCCATCAGCATCCTTCCTGACGACCCTCGCCAGATGACCCCACTCTTCTAA